Within the Polaribacter pectinis genome, the region TTATCTGGAATGATGGACAAGCTTAAAGAAGCGCAACAAGAAGTAGAAAAAACTAAAAATAGATTAGATTCTGTTTTGGTTGATGAAGTTTCTTCTGATGGAAAAATTAAAGTAACATTAACTGCAAACAGAAAAATAAAAGCAATTTCTATTGATGATTCTTTACTTTCGGATGCAGAAGAATTAGAAGATTATTTAATACTTACGTTAAATAAAGCAATTGAAAAAGCGACAAAAATAAACGAAGATGAAATGGCTGTTGC harbors:
- a CDS encoding YbaB/EbfC family nucleoid-associated protein, whose product is MFGDLSGMMDKLKEAQQEVEKTKNRLDSVLVDEVSSDGKIKVTLTANRKIKAISIDDSLLSDAEELEDYLILTLNKAIEKATKINEDEMAVAAKAGMPNIPGMDMFK